From Drosophila virilis strain 15010-1051.87 chromosome X, Dvir_AGI_RSII-ME, whole genome shotgun sequence, the proteins below share one genomic window:
- the REG gene encoding proteasome activator complex subunit 3, producing the protein MPKDTITKVQEYKDSLISKAEILITKGFPEKIVELNELLATSMFNERNFNEVHQDLNIPVLAPILVNNHDGDGSAHDDHPVSKRARKDDVSGTAVLGIPAGTVPCNKPLCEMIKVVKPIIRKLVEDSNLLKMWISFMIPKIEDGNNFGVSIQEDTLAEIQTVESEAAAFFDQISRYFLSRAKVVSKVAKYPHIDDYRRAVVELDEKEYLSLWLVVCEVRNRYSSLHDIVIKNLEKLKKPRSSNIESLY; encoded by the exons ATGCCTAAGGATACAATAACCAAGGTGCAGGAGTACAAGGACTCGCTGATCTCGAAGGCGGAGATACTAATTACAAAAGGATTCCCCGAGAAAATCGTTGAGCTGAACGAACTGCTGGCCACGTCCATGTTCAATGAGCGCAACTTTAACGAGGTGCATCAGGATCTAAACATTCCGGTCTTGGCGCCCATATTGGTCAACAATCATGACGGCGACGGCAGCGCCCACGACGATCATCCAGTGTCAAAACGGGCGCGCAAAGATGACGTCTCCGGCACCGCCGTCTTGGGCATACCCGCCGGCACGGTGCCCTGCAATAAGCCGCTCTGCGAGATGATCAAGGTGGTCAAGCCGATTATACGCAAACTGGTTGAGGACT CGAACCTATTGAAAATGTGGATTTCCTTTATGATACCCAAAATCGAGGATGGCAACAATTTCGGTGTGTCGATTCAGGAAGATACGCTGGCCGAAATCCAGACGGTCGAATCGGAGGCGGCCGCCTTTTTCGATCAAATATCTAGATACTTTCTCTCGCGCGCCAAGGTCGTCTCGAAGGTGGCCAAATATCCGCATATCGATGACTATAGGCGCGCGGTTGTCGAGCTGGACGAGAAGGAATATCTCAGCCTGTGGCTGGTTGTGTGCGAGGTGCGCAATCGTTATTCTTCGCTGCACGATATTGTTATAAAGAATCTGGAGAAGCTGAAGAAGCCGCGCTCATCGAACATTGAGAGCTTATACTAG